ATATACTCGTAAAGATTCCGCAAATGTTCTTTCACTAGAGCCTCCGTAATTCCCGCAGGAGCATACACGGTGAAAACAGCGTTCTTCGTTTCCGGGACAAGGCGAGTTCTATTGTCCGGTCCATAGATAATACTTGAAAGAACGCCAGCCTCGTCCCGCAAAAACATATCTTGCTCTTTTAAAGTCTGTTCTTTGCCATTAATCAGCCTATAGGTTTCTTGGCCGCCTGCCGCATCCAGCGTCAGCCCGCCTTGTACCTGCTCCAAATCATGGCCTGCCGTAAGCAGGCCATTTTTTAATTCCGCCATAAACATGGCTTCCACCAAGGGAGTCACAGACGGGATGCTTTTCCCTTTAAAGATTACCGACTCCAATTGCTGCCGCACATGATAGGTTTTTTTAAATCGCTTATAGTATTGGCTGTATGCCGCCAACACTGCCAAAGCATCTAATTCTTCTTTGGAGTCAAAGGCCGCCCGTAAATACTCTTCCACTTGCCGCCGCTGTTGTTCCAGCGCCTCGGACCGCCCCGCAAACTGCACATTTCCCACAACCATTAGTCCCATGGAAGCGCCCTCATACTGGCGACGCCAATTTTCCGTCAATACCAACATACGCTTTCATCTCCCCTCGTATTTTATTTTAACGCGTAGAGGAGATTTTTCTTGCACGTTCTTGCTATATTGTTTCGGACTGACACCAGTAATCTGTTTGAACTGCCTGGAAAAATGACATTGATCGGCAAAGCCGGTTTCCTGCGCTACATAAGCTAACGGCAGACCTTGTCTCAAAAGCGTCTTAGCTTGACGTACCCGCACTTGCTTAAGATATGCATGGGGAGGCACTCCCACGGCAAATCGGAACTGGCGCAGCATATGAAATGAACTCAGACCGCAAAGACGGGACAACTCTTCTAAGGAAACATTGCGCGCATACATTTCGTCAAGATAGTCCTTCACCATGGTAACC
This genomic window from uncultured Anaeromusa sp. contains:
- a CDS encoding phenylalanine--tRNA ligase beta subunit-related protein, encoding MLVLTENWRRQYEGASMGLMVVGNVQFAGRSEALEQQRRQVEEYLRAAFDSKEELDALAVLAAYSQYYKRFKKTYHVRQQLESVIFKGKSIPSVTPLVEAMFMAELKNGLLTAGHDLEQVQGGLTLDAAGGQETYRLINGKEQTLKEQDMFLRDEAGVLSSIIYGPDNRTRLVPETKNAVFTVYAPAGITEALVKEHLRNLYEYIKLVSPQAVLQQQAVYL